One part of the Musa acuminata AAA Group cultivar baxijiao chromosome BXJ1-5, Cavendish_Baxijiao_AAA, whole genome shotgun sequence genome encodes these proteins:
- the LOC135673631 gene encoding N-acetylglucosaminyl-phosphatidylinositol biosynthetic protein gpi1-like isoform X2: MTRRKCRLWWPEQFLSCTSSSNLFLFGWFMDSVNSLDIVVAAAIPSLNLSVHLLQTNLEEILRSVNGNMPVGFRESSTFSMLGYYTADYPDRKLKPVGNQNDENPSKTKDHLHCLGVKDSPVKANICDIVKKQCNQESYLEATSSDIYKRWNCGCKELVEPHRQSLISCDYWILLFCKPRRILYKNKQIPCLHHIHHNGDVLSPVDVHIIIYEPPTYGVSHLSLSYWCSPECVGLPLKKPNWVNELHKKPLLLDLNRVLMALNCANAAKILLEQRKGISGPISHFFMSILLRLASIVWHVVAALVASISTVVYIFLQLFNKLLSFRPRTLSFVLPMMFKHTWENVHIRSCQFLYWPIFLQDTGVSSKPNVEYAHKAALRKHFMWSNVLMDVLFGTVLGVLLLTNVEAICTWVLVTVGLLTNDLLRSGCVWLMGVPAGFKLNNELAELVGMISLNAIQIFSTLWFFLGAFLRLYIQVLAVLGIVFGSTIQALASLWRLFRGRKRNPLRQRLDSYDYTVEQHVVGSLLFTPLLLLIPTTSVFYIFFTSLITAILSLCITFEIIISLVHATPYAEILLWIISRRRFPSGIWFRIKYANYEMSVEACSPTYLDIRNKDFFVGGSESLVSVLCSNYATIGQVIRPCYSDIFSEVSPSFCTSLARGMLSGQRFPSTLGTRMPSTMPWMQITWREYWKLSYTAVLSSRL, encoded by the exons ATGACGAGAAGAAAATGTAGGTTATGGTGGCCGGAACAATTTTTGTCTTGCACATCCAGTTCCAACCTGTTTCTCTTTGGCTGGTTCATGGATTCTGTAAATTCCCTTGACATTGTTGTAGCAGCTGCAATTCCTTCACTGAATCTCTCGGTCCATCTTCTTCAGACTAATCTTGAG GAAATCCTTAGATCTGTGAATGGGAACATGCCAGTGGGATTTCGGGAGTCCTCAACATTTTCAATGCTTGGATACTACACTGCAGATTACCCTGATAGAAAACTGAAACCAGtgggaaatcaaaatgatgaaaaTCCATCAAAGACGAAAGACCATCTACATTGTCTTGGAGTAAAAGATTCACCTGTAAAAGCAAATATCTGTGATATTGTCAAGAAACAGTGCAATCAGGAATCCTATCTAGAAGCGACATCCAGTGATATCTACAAAAGATGGAACTGTGGATGCAAGGAGCTTGTAGAACCTCACAGGCAATCTTTGATAAGTTGTGATTATTGGATCCTACTTTTCTGTAAACCTCGAAGAATCCTGTATAAGAACAAACAGattccatgtttgcatcatatacaTCACAATGGCGATGTTCTGTCTCCTGTTGATGTCCAC ATAATCATCTATGAACCCCCAACCTATGGTGTAAGTCATTTATCTTTGAGCTATTGGTGTTCTCCTGAGTGTGTTGGTTTGCCGTTAAAGAAGCCTAACTGGGTAAATGAACTTCACAAGAAACCCCTACTCCTTGATTTG AACAGAGTTCTGATGGCACTCAATTGTGCAAATGCTGCTAAAATATTGCTGGAGCAAAGGAAGGGCATTTCTGGTCCTATAAGCCACTTCTTTATGTCAAT ACTGCTTAGATTGGCATCCATTGTATGGCATGTGGTGGCAGCACTTGTGGCTTCAATCTCTACTGTTGTATACATCTTccttcaattattcaacaagctCTTGAGTTTCAGACCTAGAACATTATCGTTTGTATTACCAATGATGTTCAAGCATACATGGGAGAATGTGCACATCCGCAGTTGTCAGTTTCTGTATTGGCCAATTTTTCTCCAAGATACTGGTGTCAG TTCCAAACCAAATGTTGAGTATGCTCACAAAGCTGCATTAAGGAAGCACTTCATGTGGTCTAATGTTTTGATGGATGTTCTCTTTGGAACTGTTCTTGGGGTTCTGTTGTTGACTAATGTTGAAGCTATTTGTACATGGGTTTTGGTAACTGTTGGTCTATTAACAAATGATCTGTTACGTTCGGGTTGTGTGTGGTTGATGGGTGTTCCAGCAGGTTTTAAGCTGAATAATGAGTTAGCAGAGCTTGTTGGCATGATTTCACTCAATGCAATTCAAATTTTCTCTACCCTTTGGTTCTTTCTGGGTGCTTTTCTCCGGTTGTACATTCAGGTGCTTGCAGTATTGGGGATTGTATTTGGCTCAACG ATCCAGGCTTTGGCTTCTTTGTGGCGCCTATTCCG TGGACGAAAGCGAAATCCGCTTAGGCAGCGGttggatagttatgactacacggtTGAGCAGCATGTTGTTGGTTCGCTTCTGTTTACACCACTCTTGCTGCTGATTCCAACTACTTCCGTATTCTACATTTTCTTCACCAGTCTGATTACTGCCATTCTTTCCCTGTGCATCACATTTGAGATCATTATTTCACTGGTTCACGCTACTCCTTATGCCGAGATATTACTATGGATCATAAGTAGGAGGAGGTTTCCTTCTGGAATATGGTTCAGAATCAAATATGCTAATTATGAAATGTCAGTTGAAGCTTGTTCACCTACTTACCTTGATATAAGGAACAAGGATTTCTTTGTTGGAGGATCAGAATCTTTGGTTTCAGTTCTCTGTAGTAACTATGCTACAATAG GCCAAGTTATTAGACCTTGTTATTCTGATATATTTTCCGAGGTTTCTCCATCATTTTGCACATCACTGGCACGTGGAATGCTGAGCGGTCAAAG GTTTCCATCTACTTTGGGAACTCGTATGCCTTCCACAATGCCATGGATGCAAATTACTTGGAGAGAGTATTGGAAGCTATCCTATACTGCAGTGCTTTCGAGCAGATTGTAA
- the LOC135673631 gene encoding N-acetylglucosaminyl-phosphatidylinositol biosynthetic protein gpi1-like isoform X1 — protein sequence MTRRKCRLWWPEQFLSCTSSSNLFLFGWFMDSVNSLDIVVAAAIPSLNLSVHLLQTNLEEILRSVNGNMPVGFRESSTFSMLGYYTADYPDRKLKPVGNQNDENPSKTKDHLHCLGVKDSPVKANICDIVKKQCNQESYLEATSSDIYKRWNCGCKELVEPHRQSLISCDYWILLFCKPRRILYKNKQIPCLHHIHHNGDVLSPVDVHIIIYEPPTYGVSHLSLSYWCSPECVGLPLKKPNWVNELHKKPLLLDLNRVLMALNCANAAKILLEQRKGISGPISHFFMSILLRLASIVWHVVAALVASISTVVYIFLQLFNKLLSFRPRTLSFVLPMMFKHTWENVHIRSCQFLYWPIFLQDTGVSSKPNVEYAHKAALRKHFMWSNVLMDVLFGTVLGVLLLTNVEAICTWVLVTVGLLTNDLLRSGCVWLMGVPAGFKLNNELAELVGMISLNAIQIFSTLWFFLGAFLRLYIQVLAVLGIVFGSTVPVALCIDMLKLVTLHVYALHYLISFLYSQQIQALASLWRLFRGRKRNPLRQRLDSYDYTVEQHVVGSLLFTPLLLLIPTTSVFYIFFTSLITAILSLCITFEIIISLVHATPYAEILLWIISRRRFPSGIWFRIKYANYEMSVEACSPTYLDIRNKDFFVGGSESLVSVLCSNYATIGQVIRPCYSDIFSEVSPSFCTSLARGMLSGQRFPSTLGTRMPSTMPWMQITWREYWKLSYTAVLSSRL from the exons ATGACGAGAAGAAAATGTAGGTTATGGTGGCCGGAACAATTTTTGTCTTGCACATCCAGTTCCAACCTGTTTCTCTTTGGCTGGTTCATGGATTCTGTAAATTCCCTTGACATTGTTGTAGCAGCTGCAATTCCTTCACTGAATCTCTCGGTCCATCTTCTTCAGACTAATCTTGAG GAAATCCTTAGATCTGTGAATGGGAACATGCCAGTGGGATTTCGGGAGTCCTCAACATTTTCAATGCTTGGATACTACACTGCAGATTACCCTGATAGAAAACTGAAACCAGtgggaaatcaaaatgatgaaaaTCCATCAAAGACGAAAGACCATCTACATTGTCTTGGAGTAAAAGATTCACCTGTAAAAGCAAATATCTGTGATATTGTCAAGAAACAGTGCAATCAGGAATCCTATCTAGAAGCGACATCCAGTGATATCTACAAAAGATGGAACTGTGGATGCAAGGAGCTTGTAGAACCTCACAGGCAATCTTTGATAAGTTGTGATTATTGGATCCTACTTTTCTGTAAACCTCGAAGAATCCTGTATAAGAACAAACAGattccatgtttgcatcatatacaTCACAATGGCGATGTTCTGTCTCCTGTTGATGTCCAC ATAATCATCTATGAACCCCCAACCTATGGTGTAAGTCATTTATCTTTGAGCTATTGGTGTTCTCCTGAGTGTGTTGGTTTGCCGTTAAAGAAGCCTAACTGGGTAAATGAACTTCACAAGAAACCCCTACTCCTTGATTTG AACAGAGTTCTGATGGCACTCAATTGTGCAAATGCTGCTAAAATATTGCTGGAGCAAAGGAAGGGCATTTCTGGTCCTATAAGCCACTTCTTTATGTCAAT ACTGCTTAGATTGGCATCCATTGTATGGCATGTGGTGGCAGCACTTGTGGCTTCAATCTCTACTGTTGTATACATCTTccttcaattattcaacaagctCTTGAGTTTCAGACCTAGAACATTATCGTTTGTATTACCAATGATGTTCAAGCATACATGGGAGAATGTGCACATCCGCAGTTGTCAGTTTCTGTATTGGCCAATTTTTCTCCAAGATACTGGTGTCAG TTCCAAACCAAATGTTGAGTATGCTCACAAAGCTGCATTAAGGAAGCACTTCATGTGGTCTAATGTTTTGATGGATGTTCTCTTTGGAACTGTTCTTGGGGTTCTGTTGTTGACTAATGTTGAAGCTATTTGTACATGGGTTTTGGTAACTGTTGGTCTATTAACAAATGATCTGTTACGTTCGGGTTGTGTGTGGTTGATGGGTGTTCCAGCAGGTTTTAAGCTGAATAATGAGTTAGCAGAGCTTGTTGGCATGATTTCACTCAATGCAATTCAAATTTTCTCTACCCTTTGGTTCTTTCTGGGTGCTTTTCTCCGGTTGTACATTCAGGTGCTTGCAGTATTGGGGATTGTATTTGGCTCAACGGTACCAGTAGCTTTGTGCATTGACATGCTTAAACTTGTGACGTTGCATGTCTATGCTCTGCATTACTTAATATCATTTCTCTATTCACAACAGATCCAGGCTTTGGCTTCTTTGTGGCGCCTATTCCG TGGACGAAAGCGAAATCCGCTTAGGCAGCGGttggatagttatgactacacggtTGAGCAGCATGTTGTTGGTTCGCTTCTGTTTACACCACTCTTGCTGCTGATTCCAACTACTTCCGTATTCTACATTTTCTTCACCAGTCTGATTACTGCCATTCTTTCCCTGTGCATCACATTTGAGATCATTATTTCACTGGTTCACGCTACTCCTTATGCCGAGATATTACTATGGATCATAAGTAGGAGGAGGTTTCCTTCTGGAATATGGTTCAGAATCAAATATGCTAATTATGAAATGTCAGTTGAAGCTTGTTCACCTACTTACCTTGATATAAGGAACAAGGATTTCTTTGTTGGAGGATCAGAATCTTTGGTTTCAGTTCTCTGTAGTAACTATGCTACAATAG GCCAAGTTATTAGACCTTGTTATTCTGATATATTTTCCGAGGTTTCTCCATCATTTTGCACATCACTGGCACGTGGAATGCTGAGCGGTCAAAG GTTTCCATCTACTTTGGGAACTCGTATGCCTTCCACAATGCCATGGATGCAAATTACTTGGAGAGAGTATTGGAAGCTATCCTATACTGCAGTGCTTTCGAGCAGATTGTAA
- the LOC135673631 gene encoding N-acetylglucosaminyl-phosphatidylinositol biosynthetic protein gpi1-like isoform X3, protein MAMFCLLLMSTYIIIYEPPTYGVSHLSLSYWCSPECVGLPLKKPNWVNELHKKPLLLDLNRVLMALNCANAAKILLEQRKGISGPISHFFMSILLRLASIVWHVVAALVASISTVVYIFLQLFNKLLSFRPRTLSFVLPMMFKHTWENVHIRSCQFLYWPIFLQDTGVSSKPNVEYAHKAALRKHFMWSNVLMDVLFGTVLGVLLLTNVEAICTWVLVTVGLLTNDLLRSGCVWLMGVPAGFKLNNELAELVGMISLNAIQIFSTLWFFLGAFLRLYIQVLAVLGIVFGSTVPVALCIDMLKLVTLHVYALHYLISFLYSQQIQALASLWRLFRGRKRNPLRQRLDSYDYTVEQHVVGSLLFTPLLLLIPTTSVFYIFFTSLITAILSLCITFEIIISLVHATPYAEILLWIISRRRFPSGIWFRIKYANYEMSVEACSPTYLDIRNKDFFVGGSESLVSVLCSNYATIGQVIRPCYSDIFSEVSPSFCTSLARGMLSGQRFPSTLGTRMPSTMPWMQITWREYWKLSYTAVLSSRL, encoded by the exons ATGGCGATGTTCTGTCTCCTGTTGATGTCCACGTAT ATAATCATCTATGAACCCCCAACCTATGGTGTAAGTCATTTATCTTTGAGCTATTGGTGTTCTCCTGAGTGTGTTGGTTTGCCGTTAAAGAAGCCTAACTGGGTAAATGAACTTCACAAGAAACCCCTACTCCTTGATTTG AACAGAGTTCTGATGGCACTCAATTGTGCAAATGCTGCTAAAATATTGCTGGAGCAAAGGAAGGGCATTTCTGGTCCTATAAGCCACTTCTTTATGTCAAT ACTGCTTAGATTGGCATCCATTGTATGGCATGTGGTGGCAGCACTTGTGGCTTCAATCTCTACTGTTGTATACATCTTccttcaattattcaacaagctCTTGAGTTTCAGACCTAGAACATTATCGTTTGTATTACCAATGATGTTCAAGCATACATGGGAGAATGTGCACATCCGCAGTTGTCAGTTTCTGTATTGGCCAATTTTTCTCCAAGATACTGGTGTCAG TTCCAAACCAAATGTTGAGTATGCTCACAAAGCTGCATTAAGGAAGCACTTCATGTGGTCTAATGTTTTGATGGATGTTCTCTTTGGAACTGTTCTTGGGGTTCTGTTGTTGACTAATGTTGAAGCTATTTGTACATGGGTTTTGGTAACTGTTGGTCTATTAACAAATGATCTGTTACGTTCGGGTTGTGTGTGGTTGATGGGTGTTCCAGCAGGTTTTAAGCTGAATAATGAGTTAGCAGAGCTTGTTGGCATGATTTCACTCAATGCAATTCAAATTTTCTCTACCCTTTGGTTCTTTCTGGGTGCTTTTCTCCGGTTGTACATTCAGGTGCTTGCAGTATTGGGGATTGTATTTGGCTCAACGGTACCAGTAGCTTTGTGCATTGACATGCTTAAACTTGTGACGTTGCATGTCTATGCTCTGCATTACTTAATATCATTTCTCTATTCACAACAGATCCAGGCTTTGGCTTCTTTGTGGCGCCTATTCCG TGGACGAAAGCGAAATCCGCTTAGGCAGCGGttggatagttatgactacacggtTGAGCAGCATGTTGTTGGTTCGCTTCTGTTTACACCACTCTTGCTGCTGATTCCAACTACTTCCGTATTCTACATTTTCTTCACCAGTCTGATTACTGCCATTCTTTCCCTGTGCATCACATTTGAGATCATTATTTCACTGGTTCACGCTACTCCTTATGCCGAGATATTACTATGGATCATAAGTAGGAGGAGGTTTCCTTCTGGAATATGGTTCAGAATCAAATATGCTAATTATGAAATGTCAGTTGAAGCTTGTTCACCTACTTACCTTGATATAAGGAACAAGGATTTCTTTGTTGGAGGATCAGAATCTTTGGTTTCAGTTCTCTGTAGTAACTATGCTACAATAG GCCAAGTTATTAGACCTTGTTATTCTGATATATTTTCCGAGGTTTCTCCATCATTTTGCACATCACTGGCACGTGGAATGCTGAGCGGTCAAAG GTTTCCATCTACTTTGGGAACTCGTATGCCTTCCACAATGCCATGGATGCAAATTACTTGGAGAGAGTATTGGAAGCTATCCTATACTGCAGTGCTTTCGAGCAGATTGTAA
- the LOC135673632 gene encoding probable glucuronosyltransferase Os03g0107900, which translates to MPELRPCTFGCCPASSRHMKLLPRRAHLRHHHDKALLLKKYYKWILWSALSIYLFFSTSSSSSSSSSLFRPLPLRTSLPLKTTPRALAEAQQLSSFTTSSAAAALRIYVYELPSSYNRDWLSNPRCRNHLFASEVAIHEALLEYPGRVFDPNEADFFFVPVYVSCNFSTPNGFPALHHARPLISSAVRFISAGLPFWNRSRGRDHVFVASHDFGACFHAMEDVAIADGIPEFMRESIILQTFGVSSPHPCQQAENVLIPPYVTPDIEEQWPAPEKAKRDIFAFFRGKMEVHPKNISGRFYSKRVRTEILRRYGGNKKFYLQRKRFDGYRAEIARSVFCLCPLGWAPWSPRLVEAVALGCVPVVIADGIRLPFPEAVRWPEISLSVAEADVGRLEEVLDRVAATNLSAVQQNLWDPARRNALLFHQPMAAGDATWHALRALEGKLGRSWRRRRQPGDGAWR; encoded by the exons ATGCCGGAGCTCAGGCCATGTACTTTCGGCTGTTGCCCCGCTTCTTCTCGTCACATGAAGCTCCTGCCCAGAAGAGCTCACCTCCGCCACCACCATGACAAGGCTCTCCTGCTCAAGAAGTACTACAAGTGGATCCTTTGGTCGGCTCTCTCCATTTACCtcttcttctccacctcctcctcttcctcctcctcctcctccttgttccGACCCCTTCCACTTCGAACCAGTCTTCCTCTTAAAACTACTCCCCGAGCTCTGGCGGAAGCCCAGCAGCTCTCCTCCTTCACCacctcttctgctgctgctgctcttagAATATATGTTTACGAGCTACCTTCGAGCTACAACAGGGACTGGTTGTCCAACCCGAGGTGCCGCAACCACCTGTTCGCGTCGGAGGTGGCGATCCACGAGGCGCTGCTCGAGTACCCCGGCCGCGTCTTCGACCCGAATGAGGCCGACTTCTTCTTCGTCCCCGTTTACGTCTCCTGCAACTTCAGCACCCCCAACGGCTTCCCCGCCCTCCACCACGCCCGCCCTCTCATCTCCTCCGCCGTCCGTTTCATCTCCGCCGGCCTCCCCTTCTGGAATCGCTCCCGCGGCCGCGACCACGTCTTCGTCGCCTCCCACGACTTCGGCGCCTGCTTCCACGCCATG GAAGACGTGGCGATCGCTGATGGGATACCGGAATTCATGAGGGAATCCATCATCCTGCAAACCTTCGGGGTGAGCTCGCCGCACCCGTGCCAGCAGGCGGAGAACGTCCTGATCCCGCCTTACGTGACGCCGGACATCGAAGAGCAGTGGCCAGCGCCCGAGAAGGCCAAGCGCGACATCTTCGCCTTCTTCCGCGGCAAGATGGAGGTTCATCCCAAGAACATCAGCGGCCGCTTCTACAGCAA GAGGGTGAGGACGGAGATACTGCGGCGGTACGGCGGGAACAAGAAGTTCTACCTGCAGCGGAAGCGGTTCGACGGGTACCGGGCGGAGATTGCGCGTTCCGTGTTCTGCCTGTGCCCGCTGGGGTGGGCGCCGTGGAGCCCACGGCTTGTGGAGGCGGTGGCGCTGGGCTGCGTGCCGGTGGTCATCGCGGACGGCATCCGGCTTCCGTTCCCGGAGGCGGTGCGGTGGCCTGAGATATCGCTGTCGGTAGCGGAGGCGGACGTCGGGCGGCTGGAGGAGGTACTGGACCGGGTGGCAGCCACCAATCTGTCGGCAGTCCAGCAGAACCTGTGGGATCCGGCGCGGCGGAACGCGCTGCTGTTCCACCAGCCGATGGCGGCGGGGGACGCGACATGGCACGCGCTGCGGGCGCTCGAGGGGAAGCTCGGCCGAtcttggcggcggcggcggcagccggGGGACGGGGCATGGAGGTAA
- the LOC135673633 gene encoding cytochrome c-type biogenesis protein CcmE homolog, mitochondrial-like: MASSRVLSPRLWSRLSPLLRAAVPVTRHSPPPDPPLLLRPFPTPPPPASPAALFLRHLSTVSRRHPSRSHTVDIGARARQLQNRRLWTYALTFSCVAGFIVIVLSNFQDQLVFYITPSDAMQKFAANPSKNRFRLGGLVLEGSVVQPTPTSPEIEFVITDLVTDILVRFEGSLPDLFREGHSAVVEGFLRPLNESGRSAPLGSVVSEKARSGECFFKATEVLAKHDEKYMPKEVAEAIERNKKKIKAESKAKAAEKTS, from the coding sequence ATGGCTTCTTCTAGGGTTCTGTCCCCGCGCCTCTGGTCCCGGCTATCTCCCCTCCTCCGCGCCGCCGTCCCCGTCACCCGTCATTCTCCGCCGCCTGACCCCCCACTTCTCCTCCGGCCGTTTCCCACCCCTCCGCCGCCTGCCTCCCCCGCCGCCCTCTTCCTCCGACACCTCTCTACGGTCTCCCGCCGGCATCCATCCCGGTCCCACACCGTCGACATCGGCGCCCGAGCCCGGCAGCTACAGAACCGCCGCCTCTGGACCTACGCTCTGACCTTCAGCTGCGTCGCGGGGTTCATCGTCATCGTCCTCAGCAACTTCCAAGATCAGCTCGTCTTCTACATCACCCCATCCGATGCTATGCAAAAGTTCGCCGCCAACCCTTCCAAGAACCGCTTCCGCCTCGGTGGCCTCGTCCTCGAGGGCAGCGTCGTCCAGCCCACCCCCACCTCCCCCGAGATTGAGTTCGTCATCACCGACCTCGTCACTGACATCCTTGTCCGCTTCGAGGGATCCCTTCCCGACCTCTTCCGCGAGGGCCACTCCGCTGTCGTCGAGGGTTTCTTGAGGCCCTTGAACGAATCTGGTCGGTCGGCTCCTCTTGGATCAGTGGTATCGGAGAAGGCGAGGAGCGGAGAGTGTTTCTTCAAGGCAACCGAAGTGCTGGCGAAGCATGATGAGAAGTATATGCCCAAGGAGGTTGCAGAGGCGATCGAGAGGAATAAGAAGAAGATCAAGGCGGAATCTAAAGCAAAAGCCGCTGAGAAGACAAGTTGA